The following proteins are encoded in a genomic region of Nicotiana sylvestris chromosome 4, ASM39365v2, whole genome shotgun sequence:
- the LOC138890025 gene encoding uncharacterized protein — protein MLDPLKYIFQKPMPTGRLAKWQILLTEFDIVYITRTAMKSQALADHLAENPVDDEYQPLSTYFPDEEVNSVEAISKDTNAWKIFFDGAVNVKGFEIGAISISPSSQHYPATAWLRFFCTNNIIEYEACIMGMNIAIYQDVKELLIMGNLDLIIRQAQGEWETRDVKLIPYRQHVEDLSKWFKSIEFSYIPRCHNELADALATLALMPPYPGNTHIDPLEIQIRERHYYSNTVEAEPNIHPWYHDIKRFLKTKEYPEQVSGDQKRTIRWHEAKEKFAPNWKGPYIVRKLLSKGALYLGDIEGNDPETAVNVDTVKRRNPKQTCKKQMQPKIKRCARARNSFAAIINPKGKYPPNSFQHFY, from the exons ATGTTGgaccctttaaagtacatattccagaagccgatgcccacagggaggttagcaaaatggcaaatcctgctcactgaatttgacatagtctacatCACTCGCACAGCAATGAAATCCCAAGCGTTagctgatcacttggctgaaaacccggttgatgatgaataccaacctttgagcacctacttcccggatgaagaggtaaattcagttgaggcaatatccaAAGATACTAATGCTtggaaaatattctttgatggagcggtaaATGTAAAAGGTTTTGAAATCGGAGCAATCTCGATATCAccctctagtcagcattatccagccacagcctGGCTTcgatttttctgcacaaacaacattatcgagtatgaagcctgcattatgggtatgaacatagCAATTTACCAAGACGtcaaagaattgttaatcatgggaaaTTTGgatttgattatccgacaagcccaaggagaatgggagactcgagatgtCAAACTTATTCCCTACAGGCAACATGTAGAAGATCTTAGCAAGTggttcaagtcaatagagttcagttacatccctcgttgtcacaatgaactagctgatgcacttgctactttagcCTTGATGCCACCATACCCAGGCAATACCCATATTGATCCCTTGGAAATTCAAATCCGGGAAAGGCACTATTACTCTAATACAGTTGAGGCAGAACCGAATATTcatccatggtatcatgatatcaaaagatttctgaaaactaaagaataccccgagcaagtcagtggagaccaaaagagaaccattagatggCAT gaagcaaaagaaaaatttgctcctaattggaaaggcccatacattgtcCGAAAATTATTGTCAAAAGGGGCATTATatctgggagacattgaaggaaatgaccctgaaacaGCTGTAAATGTAGatacagtcaaaag GCGCAATCCAAAGCAAACGTGCAAGAAGCAGATGCAGCCTAAAATAAAGAGATGCGCAAGAGCTAGAAACAGTTTTGCagcaataatcaacccaaaagggaagtatcctccaaattctttccagCATTTTtactaa